A part of Melittangium boletus DSM 14713 genomic DNA contains:
- a CDS encoding efflux RND transporter periplasmic adaptor subunit: MRLVRRGVCGVWLTVVALAGCHASDDKAKPQQGGAATQQGPGGPGGPGGGKPQQVEVLELAPGEVRDVGEYLGTLISRSSITLYPQVNGYVQRIAVRPGEQVQKGQLLLEVDPRLGRAGVQSAQAQRSSALAQREFARGTRQRAEQLLREGLMSRQDYEQAVSQASAADASARAAEAQLEQQQVELGFYRVTAPFDGVVGNIPVKTGDYVTQQVALTHVDQSQALELSVSVPPERAAEVKTGSTMVEVLDTEGKPVVRAPIFFVAPTPNPSTQLVELKAVFDNDVGLRAGQVVHVQVVYAIRESLRLPTYAVSQQSSQFFATVVTQADGGGTVAQRVPIQLGQIQNNYYEVLGGLKEGTPVVVGSLQAIRDGQPVQPKPARLREEESGIGGASDAGTEAPRDAGTDASMDGGR, from the coding sequence ATGCGACTGGTGAGGCGGGGAGTCTGTGGGGTGTGGTTGACCGTCGTGGCGCTCGCGGGTTGCCACGCGTCGGATGACAAGGCGAAGCCGCAGCAGGGCGGAGCGGCCACTCAGCAAGGACCGGGAGGACCCGGGGGACCGGGCGGAGGAAAGCCCCAGCAGGTGGAGGTGCTCGAGCTCGCGCCGGGAGAGGTGCGCGACGTGGGCGAGTACCTGGGCACGCTCATCTCCCGGAGCAGCATCACGCTCTACCCCCAGGTGAACGGCTACGTGCAGCGCATCGCGGTGCGGCCCGGCGAGCAGGTCCAGAAGGGCCAGTTGCTGCTGGAGGTGGATCCCCGGCTCGGCCGCGCGGGCGTGCAGAGCGCCCAGGCCCAGCGCAGCTCCGCCCTGGCCCAGCGGGAATTCGCCCGCGGTACGCGCCAGCGCGCCGAGCAACTGCTGCGCGAAGGGCTCATGAGCCGCCAGGACTACGAGCAGGCGGTGTCCCAGGCCTCGGCGGCCGACGCCAGCGCGCGCGCGGCCGAGGCCCAGTTGGAGCAACAGCAGGTGGAGCTCGGCTTCTACCGGGTCACCGCGCCCTTCGACGGGGTGGTGGGCAACATCCCCGTGAAGACGGGTGACTACGTCACCCAGCAGGTGGCACTCACCCACGTGGACCAGAGCCAGGCCCTGGAGCTGTCCGTGTCGGTGCCGCCCGAGCGCGCCGCCGAGGTGAAGACGGGCAGCACGATGGTGGAAGTGCTGGACACGGAGGGCAAGCCCGTGGTGCGCGCCCCCATCTTCTTCGTGGCGCCCACGCCCAACCCGAGCACGCAACTGGTGGAGCTCAAGGCCGTCTTCGACAACGACGTGGGCCTGCGCGCCGGCCAGGTGGTGCACGTCCAGGTGGTGTACGCCATCCGGGAATCCCTGCGGCTGCCCACCTACGCGGTGTCCCAGCAGAGCAGTCAGTTCTTCGCCACCGTGGTGACGCAAGCGGATGGAGGCGGCACCGTGGCCCAGCGGGTCCCCATCCAGCTCGGGCAGATCCAGAACAACTATTACGAGGTGCTCGGAGGCCTGAAGGAGGGCACGCCCGTTGTCGTCGGCTCGTTGCAGGCCATCCGCGACGGCCAGCCCGTGCAACCCAAGCCCGCCAGGCTGCGCGAGGAGGAATCGGGCATCGGGGGTGCCTCGGACGCGGGCACGGAAGCGCCCCGCGATGCCGGGACGGATGCCAGCATGGACGGGGGCCGGTGA
- a CDS encoding TolC family protein codes for MNPFLLAALLANAPLPSGERWAQADAPVAPAPLQPEVSDPQLAPVPPAPVRMESWDQALQLLRQRSTELGNALARVESARGQRRVALAGLLPSLNGNVSVQHNLLGPTVAQVGAGAGAGAGVGTGTGSTAFTTTSPLGTGTLTAAVALFDLQSVHSLRAADATRRASELSLDETRRQLTLTLAQALAQVASSERIAEVNRVNLRSALERLALARRRLELGAGTRLDVIRLEQDAESARASVVSGDETLRQARDGLGLLLGVNQPVGLNKELSLEELFAQGQRECRALPDVSERPDQAAARAQLLAAERSVSAARSQYLPTLEAQSTALAFTVDPGFARVPIWNIGAVLTLPFYDGGARGGLVNQARAQEELARQQAVALERSATVEVRRTRRGVDVAQEQRGIASRARDLADENDRLTRRSFEVGAGTSQDLVVSAAALRQAELNLVVSEFQFFQARIESFLAEAACDW; via the coding sequence ATGAATCCCTTTCTTCTCGCCGCCCTGCTCGCGAACGCCCCCCTTCCGTCCGGAGAGCGGTGGGCCCAGGCCGACGCGCCCGTCGCCCCCGCGCCCCTCCAGCCCGAGGTGTCCGATCCGCAACTGGCTCCCGTGCCTCCGGCGCCCGTGCGGATGGAGTCCTGGGACCAGGCCCTCCAGCTCTTGCGCCAGCGCTCCACGGAGCTGGGCAATGCCCTGGCCCGGGTGGAGTCCGCCAGGGGACAGCGGCGCGTGGCGCTCGCCGGCCTGCTGCCCTCGCTCAATGGCAACGTTTCCGTGCAGCACAACCTGCTCGGCCCCACCGTCGCCCAGGTCGGCGCGGGCGCGGGTGCTGGGGCGGGGGTGGGCACCGGGACGGGCTCGACGGCCTTCACGACCACTTCGCCCCTGGGCACCGGCACCCTGACGGCCGCCGTGGCCTTGTTCGACCTCCAGTCCGTGCATTCGCTGCGCGCGGCGGACGCGACCCGCCGGGCCTCCGAGCTGTCCCTGGACGAGACGCGTCGGCAGCTCACCCTCACGCTGGCGCAGGCGCTCGCCCAGGTGGCCTCCTCCGAGCGCATCGCCGAAGTGAATCGAGTCAACCTGCGCTCCGCCCTGGAGCGGCTAGCGCTCGCGCGGCGCCGGTTGGAGCTGGGCGCGGGCACCCGGCTGGACGTCATCCGCCTGGAGCAGGACGCGGAGTCGGCGCGCGCCTCGGTGGTGTCCGGTGACGAGACACTGCGCCAGGCGAGGGATGGGCTGGGCCTGCTGCTCGGCGTCAACCAACCCGTGGGCTTGAACAAGGAGTTGTCCCTGGAGGAATTGTTCGCGCAGGGACAGCGCGAGTGCCGGGCGCTCCCGGACGTGAGCGAACGGCCGGACCAGGCCGCCGCTCGGGCCCAGTTGCTGGCGGCCGAGCGCTCCGTGTCGGCGGCCCGCTCGCAATACCTGCCCACGCTGGAGGCACAGAGCACCGCGCTCGCCTTCACGGTGGATCCAGGCTTCGCGCGGGTGCCCATCTGGAACATCGGCGCGGTGCTCACTCTACCCTTCTATGACGGCGGCGCGCGGGGCGGACTCGTGAACCAAGCACGGGCCCAGGAAGAGCTGGCCCGGCAGCAGGCGGTGGCGCTCGAGCGCTCCGCGACGGTGGAGGTGCGCCGCACGAGGCGAGGGGTGGACGTGGCCCAGGAGCAGCGAGGCATCGCCTCGCGGGCGCGCGACCTGGCGGACGAGAACGACCGGCTCACCCGCCGCTCCTTCGAGGTGGGCGCCGGAACGAGTCAGGACCTGGTGGTGTCGGCGGCGGCGTTGCGGCAAGCGGAGCTGAACCTGGTGGTGAGTGAATTCCAATTCTTCCAGGCACGGATCGAGTCCTTCCTGGCGGAGGCAGCATGCGACTGGTGA
- a CDS encoding AEC family transporter codes for MIQIVALLVVSLVLGMLARRSGRFPEQTAPVLNTYVLYVALPALVLRSIHRLTLAPELLLAAFTPWLVFGGAWLFFRALGPRLGLAPGSVAALVLSGGLSNTAFVGLPFIEGVRGVQGVTVAVVVDQLGSFLVLSSVATLYASRAAARDADLGALTRKVLTFPPFLALVAGFLSQAWAWPGWVDEVLARMGASLTPLALFSVGYQLRLSGLAGRGRALGLGLGYKLVLAPLGIALLLLGVPGLSRLVFDVSVLQAAMGPMVTGAILAVEHELDPELAVLMVGVGVPMSFLTLYGILWALGPVGVF; via the coding sequence ATGATTCAGATCGTGGCCTTGTTGGTGGTCAGCCTGGTGCTGGGGATGCTCGCGCGGCGCAGTGGCCGCTTTCCGGAGCAGACGGCGCCGGTGCTCAACACCTACGTGCTCTACGTGGCGCTGCCCGCGCTGGTGCTGCGGTCCATCCATCGGCTCACGCTCGCGCCGGAGTTGCTGCTCGCCGCCTTCACGCCCTGGCTCGTCTTCGGGGGCGCCTGGCTCTTCTTCCGCGCGCTGGGTCCCCGGCTGGGGCTCGCGCCGGGGAGCGTGGCGGCGCTCGTGCTTTCCGGAGGGCTGAGCAACACCGCGTTCGTGGGTCTGCCCTTCATCGAGGGCGTCCGGGGGGTCCAGGGCGTGACGGTGGCGGTGGTCGTGGATCAGCTCGGCTCGTTCCTGGTGTTGTCCTCGGTGGCCACGCTCTACGCCTCGCGCGCGGCCGCGCGGGATGCCGACCTGGGGGCGCTCACGAGGAAGGTGCTGACCTTTCCTCCCTTCCTGGCGCTGGTGGCTGGATTTCTCTCGCAGGCATGGGCGTGGCCCGGATGGGTGGACGAGGTGCTCGCCCGGATGGGGGCCTCGCTCACGCCACTCGCGCTCTTCTCCGTGGGCTATCAGCTACGGTTGTCGGGGCTCGCGGGCCGGGGACGCGCGCTGGGGTTGGGATTGGGTTACAAACTGGTGTTGGCGCCGCTCGGCATCGCGCTGCTGCTGCTCGGGGTGCCGGGTCTGAGCCGGCTCGTCTTCGATGTGTCCGTGCTCCAGGCCGCGATGGGGCCCATGGTGACGGGTGCCATCCTCGCCGTGGAACATGAATTGGACCCCGAACTGGCGGTCCTCATGGTGGGGGTGGGCGTTCCGATGTCGTTCCTCACGCTCTACGGGATTCTTTGGGCGCTAGGCCCGGTGGGCGTGTTCTAG
- the ilvC gene encoding ketol-acid reductoisomerase, whose product MTTIYYDKDASLEPIRARKVAIIGYGSQGHAHALNLKDSGVEVRVGLHAASRSRSKAEAAGLKVSSVAEAAQWADTIMILAPDQTQKQIYDADIAAHLTRGKALFFAHGFNLHYGQIRPPSDVDVLLIAPKSPGHLVRRLYQDGKGTPALIAVHQDSTGHARALGMSYARALGTTRAGVLETTIKEETETDLFGEQAVLCGGVTALVQAGFDTLVEAGYQPESAYFECLHELKLIVDLMYEGGMGWMRHSISDTAEYGDYTRGPRLINDGVRQEMRKVLKEIQDGAFAREWILENQAGRPMFDKLREQGRQHPIEDVGRRLREMMSWIHEAKKDSSDPTSR is encoded by the coding sequence ATGACGACGATCTATTACGACAAAGACGCCTCCCTCGAACCCATCCGCGCTCGCAAGGTCGCGATCATTGGCTATGGAAGCCAGGGTCACGCCCACGCGCTCAACCTCAAGGACTCGGGAGTGGAGGTGCGAGTGGGATTGCATGCCGCCAGCCGCTCGCGAAGCAAGGCGGAGGCGGCGGGGCTCAAGGTGAGCTCGGTCGCCGAGGCCGCGCAGTGGGCCGATACCATCATGATCCTCGCGCCGGATCAGACGCAGAAGCAGATCTATGACGCGGACATCGCGGCTCACCTCACCCGGGGCAAGGCGCTCTTCTTCGCGCATGGCTTCAACCTCCACTACGGGCAGATCCGTCCTCCCTCGGACGTGGACGTGCTGCTCATCGCGCCCAAGTCGCCCGGCCATCTGGTGCGCCGCCTCTACCAGGATGGGAAGGGAACTCCGGCGTTGATCGCCGTGCACCAGGACTCCACCGGCCACGCTCGCGCGCTGGGCATGTCCTACGCCCGTGCGCTCGGAACGACCCGGGCTGGCGTGCTGGAGACCACGATCAAGGAGGAGACCGAGACGGATCTCTTCGGCGAGCAGGCGGTGCTCTGCGGTGGCGTCACGGCGCTCGTTCAAGCGGGCTTCGACACGCTCGTGGAGGCGGGCTACCAGCCCGAGAGCGCCTATTTCGAGTGCCTGCATGAGCTGAAGCTCATCGTGGATCTCATGTACGAAGGCGGCATGGGCTGGATGCGCCACTCCATCAGCGACACGGCGGAGTACGGGGACTACACGCGCGGGCCGCGGCTCATCAACGACGGCGTGCGTCAGGAGATGCGCAAGGTGCTCAAGGAAATCCAGGACGGCGCCTTCGCGCGCGAGTGGATCCTCGAGAACCAGGCGGGACGCCCCATGTTCGACAAGCTGCGTGAGCAGGGCCGCCAGCACCCCATCGAAGACGTGGGCCGACGCCTGCGCGAGATGATGTCCTGGATTCACGAGGCCAAGAAGGACTCGAGCGATCCCACCTCGCGCTAA
- a CDS encoding branched-chain amino acid transaminase — protein MQSKYIWINGKLMNGAEVQMPFLTPAVHYGMAVFEGIRCYRAVNGPAIFRLREHMERLLKSATVMGWRELPFTAGQLIEACVETVRANGHEECYIRPLIYLGAGGWNLNLDGGQAQVGIAVWQWNAYLGPEATENGVRANVSSYTRHHPNVSLTKSKVAGNYPNSVLAKTESVRLGFDEAIMLDTQGMVAECTGENIFLVRDGKLLTPPDAQILEGITRDTVMILARDMGMEVIAQPISRDQLYTADEVFVTGTAAEVVGLREIDFRTIGNGRTGPITRKLQQAYHASVRGELPRSAKWLTYVPSK, from the coding sequence ATGCAAAGCAAATACATCTGGATCAACGGGAAGTTGATGAACGGGGCGGAGGTACAGATGCCCTTCCTCACGCCCGCGGTGCACTATGGCATGGCGGTGTTCGAGGGCATCCGCTGCTACCGCGCGGTGAACGGTCCCGCCATCTTCCGCCTGCGCGAGCACATGGAGCGGCTCCTCAAGTCCGCGACGGTCATGGGCTGGCGTGAGCTGCCCTTCACCGCGGGCCAGCTCATCGAGGCCTGTGTGGAGACGGTTCGCGCCAATGGCCATGAGGAGTGTTACATCCGCCCGCTCATCTACCTCGGCGCCGGAGGTTGGAATCTCAACCTGGATGGAGGACAGGCCCAGGTGGGCATCGCGGTGTGGCAGTGGAACGCCTACCTCGGGCCGGAAGCCACCGAGAACGGTGTCCGCGCCAACGTCTCCTCGTACACGCGCCACCACCCCAACGTGTCGCTGACCAAGTCGAAGGTCGCCGGAAACTATCCCAACTCGGTGCTCGCGAAGACGGAGTCGGTCCGACTGGGCTTCGACGAGGCCATCATGCTGGACACCCAGGGCATGGTGGCCGAGTGCACGGGCGAGAACATCTTCCTCGTCCGGGATGGCAAGCTGCTGACCCCTCCGGATGCGCAGATCCTCGAGGGCATCACCCGGGACACGGTGATGATCCTGGCGCGGGACATGGGCATGGAGGTCATCGCCCAGCCCATCTCCCGCGACCAGCTCTACACGGCCGACGAGGTCTTCGTCACCGGCACCGCCGCCGAGGTCGTGGGCCTGCGCGAGATTGACTTCCGCACCATCGGCAATGGCCGCACCGGTCCCATCACCCGGAAGCTGCAACAGGCCTACCACGCCTCCGTGCGCGGTGAGCTGCCGCGATCCGCCAAGTGGTTGACCTACGTGCCCAGCAAGTGA
- the ilvN gene encoding acetolactate synthase small subunit, translated as MSPIQQRTFIAHVEDRPGVLNRVISLFRRRAYNIDSLNVARTERSAISRITLVVQADEREARLLEANLYKLINVLYVEHVTAQGQVARELALIKVRANEESRSKVLQLCEVFRARAIDVTPTSVMLELTGTPDKIDGLIEVLRPQGIIELVRTGAVAMARGAESALADLLDTPPGEPPERAA; from the coding sequence ATGAGCCCCATCCAACAACGTACCTTCATTGCCCATGTGGAGGATCGCCCCGGTGTCCTCAACCGGGTCATCTCGCTCTTCCGGCGCCGGGCCTACAACATCGACTCGCTCAACGTGGCGCGGACCGAGCGCTCCGCCATCTCGCGCATCACCCTGGTGGTGCAGGCGGATGAGCGCGAGGCGCGGCTGCTCGAGGCCAATCTCTACAAGCTCATCAACGTCCTCTACGTGGAGCACGTCACGGCGCAAGGCCAGGTGGCGCGCGAACTGGCCCTCATCAAGGTGCGCGCCAACGAGGAGAGCCGCTCCAAGGTGCTCCAACTGTGCGAGGTGTTCCGGGCCCGCGCCATCGACGTGACCCCGACCTCGGTGATGCTGGAGCTCACCGGCACGCCCGACAAGATCGACGGGCTCATCGAGGTGCTGCGCCCCCAGGGAATCATCGAGCTGGTGCGCACCGGAGCGGTGGCGATGGCGCGCGGAGCCGAGTCCGCGCTCGCCGACCTGCTGGATACGCCCCCCGGAGAGCCGCCCGAGCGGGCCGCCTGA
- the ilvB gene encoding biosynthetic-type acetolactate synthase large subunit: protein MTKPETTAKAAQGTPPQDHASGATKRTGAEIVWDVLASEGVEVVFGYPGGAIMPIYDAMHQRPIRHVLVRHEQAAAHMADGYARASGKVGVCMATSGPGATNLVTGIATAMLDSSPIVCITGQVSSTLLGSDAFQETDITGVTLPITKHNYLVTRAEDIAPTLREAFFIARSGRPGPVLVDITKDAQQASTAVDWRAREVRLPGYRPEHQPSKEELERAAELIAAAERPLILAGHGIVKSEASHLLMDLVEKTGIPVASTLLGLGGFPATHPLSLGMMGMHGEAWVNTSIQEADLLIALGMRFDDRVTGNLKMFARKARKIHIEIDPSEINKNVTVDVGLVGDLRRTLTQLLPRIQQRTCEPWVKHINSLKGDSAVRDIQYVPSNGRLHAAHVIHDLWWLTQGKALMVTDVGQHQMWEAQYYRHDHPRQLITSGGLGTMGFSLPAAIGARLARPGEELWVVVGDGGFQMSAAELSTCAQEGIKIHVAIINNGYLGMVRQWQQFFYENRYSATTLHNPDFVKLAEAHGLAGLRVTRREDIPEAVARARAHSGTTVIDFTVEKEDSVYPMVPTGADLGDMIRRPTEGGVTGGSTPWNSGAV, encoded by the coding sequence ATGACGAAACCCGAAACAACCGCCAAGGCAGCACAGGGAACCCCCCCCCAGGACCATGCCTCTGGCGCGACGAAACGCACGGGCGCCGAGATCGTCTGGGACGTCCTCGCCAGCGAGGGGGTCGAGGTCGTGTTTGGTTATCCGGGTGGGGCCATCATGCCCATCTACGATGCCATGCATCAGCGGCCGATCCGCCATGTGCTCGTGCGCCACGAGCAGGCCGCGGCACACATGGCGGATGGCTATGCGCGCGCCTCGGGAAAGGTGGGTGTGTGCATGGCCACCTCGGGTCCGGGCGCCACCAACCTGGTGACGGGCATCGCCACCGCGATGCTGGACTCGTCTCCCATCGTCTGCATCACCGGGCAGGTGTCCTCCACGCTGCTGGGCAGCGACGCCTTCCAGGAAACGGACATCACGGGCGTCACCCTTCCCATCACCAAGCACAACTACCTGGTGACGCGAGCCGAGGACATCGCGCCGACGCTCCGAGAGGCGTTCTTCATCGCCCGCTCCGGCCGCCCCGGGCCCGTGCTCGTGGACATCACCAAGGACGCGCAGCAGGCCAGCACCGCCGTGGACTGGCGGGCACGTGAGGTGCGCTTGCCGGGCTATCGTCCGGAGCACCAGCCCTCGAAGGAGGAGTTGGAGCGCGCCGCCGAGCTCATCGCCGCGGCCGAGCGGCCCCTCATCCTCGCGGGCCACGGCATCGTCAAGTCCGAGGCCTCGCACCTCCTGATGGATTTGGTGGAGAAGACGGGCATTCCGGTGGCGAGCACCCTGCTTGGATTGGGCGGCTTCCCGGCGACCCACCCCCTCAGCCTCGGAATGATGGGCATGCATGGAGAAGCCTGGGTCAACACCTCCATCCAGGAGGCGGACCTGCTCATCGCCCTGGGCATGCGCTTCGACGACCGGGTGACGGGCAACCTCAAGATGTTCGCGCGCAAGGCCCGGAAGATCCACATCGAGATCGATCCCTCCGAGATCAACAAGAACGTCACGGTGGACGTGGGCCTGGTGGGAGACCTCCGCCGGACGCTCACGCAGCTGCTCCCCCGCATCCAGCAGCGCACCTGCGAGCCCTGGGTGAAGCACATCAACTCGCTCAAGGGCGACTCGGCGGTGCGAGACATCCAATACGTGCCGTCCAACGGCCGGCTCCACGCCGCTCACGTCATCCATGACCTGTGGTGGCTGACCCAGGGCAAGGCGCTCATGGTCACCGACGTGGGCCAACATCAAATGTGGGAAGCCCAGTACTACCGGCACGACCACCCCCGGCAGCTCATCACCTCGGGAGGACTGGGGACCATGGGCTTCTCGCTGCCAGCGGCCATTGGCGCACGGCTCGCGCGGCCCGGCGAGGAACTCTGGGTGGTGGTGGGTGACGGTGGCTTCCAGATGTCGGCGGCCGAGCTGTCCACCTGCGCCCAGGAAGGCATCAAGATTCACGTGGCCATCATCAACAATGGCTACCTGGGCATGGTGCGGCAGTGGCAGCAGTTCTTCTACGAGAACCGCTACAGCGCCACCACGTTGCACAACCCCGACTTCGTGAAGCTGGCCGAGGCGCACGGCCTGGCCGGCCTGCGCGTCACCCGCCGCGAGGACATCCCCGAGGCGGTGGCTCGCGCACGAGCCCACTCCGGCACCACGGTCATCGACTTCACCGTGGAGAAGGAGGACAGCGTCTACCCCATGGTGCCAACGGGCGCGGACCTCGGAGACATGATCCGCCGCCCCACCGAAGGTGGCGTGACGGGCGGAAGCACCCCCTGGAACAGCGGAGCCGTCTGA
- a CDS encoding ATP-grasp domain-containing protein has protein sequence MPSLASPPDIALVTASTFPECTPDETLLAQALAARGVKAGPVIWDDPTVDWSRFRLALVRTAWDSDMRREEFVAWAERAGALCPLWNPPEVLRWNTHKGYLRDLEARGISIVPTAWLARGSAPDVEALLSERGWSDAVLKPAVSAGARDTFRVRSPNDLAAAQALVARVLPHKDMMVQPYLPSVETHGEHGLVFLGGEHTHTIQRQAALSGRPGYDPTASAPALASEEERAFARKVLDATGFDLLYARVDVARDEHGGPRLMELELTEPNLFLRQGGPSAVSRLVDALLDKT, from the coding sequence GTGCCATCTCTCGCGAGCCCGCCCGACATCGCCCTCGTCACCGCGTCCACCTTCCCCGAATGCACCCCCGACGAGACCCTGCTCGCCCAGGCGCTCGCCGCGCGGGGGGTGAAGGCGGGTCCCGTCATCTGGGACGACCCCACGGTGGACTGGAGCCGCTTCCGGCTCGCGCTCGTGCGGACCGCGTGGGACTCGGACATGCGCCGCGAGGAGTTCGTCGCCTGGGCCGAGCGCGCCGGAGCCCTCTGCCCCTTGTGGAACCCACCCGAGGTGCTGCGCTGGAATACGCACAAGGGCTACCTGCGAGACCTGGAAGCACGAGGCATCTCCATCGTCCCCACCGCGTGGCTCGCACGTGGCTCGGCTCCGGACGTGGAGGCGCTCCTCTCCGAGCGGGGTTGGAGCGACGCGGTACTCAAACCCGCCGTCTCCGCGGGCGCGCGCGATACCTTCCGCGTACGAAGTCCCAACGACCTGGCCGCCGCCCAGGCCCTGGTGGCGCGCGTGCTGCCACACAAGGACATGATGGTGCAGCCCTACCTCCCCTCGGTGGAGACCCACGGCGAGCACGGTCTGGTCTTCCTCGGCGGAGAGCACACCCATACCATCCAGCGACAGGCGGCCCTCTCCGGCCGCCCGGGCTACGACCCCACCGCCTCGGCGCCCGCCCTCGCATCGGAGGAGGAGCGGGCCTTCGCCCGAAAGGTGCTCGACGCAACGGGTTTCGACCTCCTGTATGCCCGGGTGGACGTGGCCCGCGATGAGCACGGCGGACCGAGGCTGATGGAATTGGAGCTCACCGAGCCCAACCTCTTCCTGCGCCAGGGCGGCCCCAGCGCCGTGAGCCGGTTGGTGGACGCCCTCCTGGACAAGACCTAG
- a CDS encoding PLP-dependent aminotransferase family protein, whose protein sequence is MIAAAHPSAPPPLRLAQRMSLMKASAVREILKVAERPDVLSFAGGLPAPELFPVEAIAQAHAEVFAEEGRAALQYSTTEGYGPLREWIAAHLGERGVRVGADGVLITNGSQQGIELVAKVMLDPGDVVVVESPSYLAALQTFSGYEVSFRVAGSDDDGMRVDELERLCATHKPKLIYLVPNFQNPKGTTLSLERREALVRFAQRHRILILEDNPYGELRFRGEHLPSLASLDDEGVVVSLGSFSKVLAPGLRIGWMVAPREVLRAATVVKQAADLHTATVSQRATARLLSRFDFQGHLERLRLVYGERCEAMLGALERHMPEGTRWTRPDGGMFVWAELPRGMSADALFPLALEKRVAFVPGTSFFAGEARHEFMRLNFSNRPPELLEEGMRRLGAVIASHRR, encoded by the coding sequence ATGATCGCCGCCGCCCACCCCTCCGCACCTCCGCCGTTGCGGCTCGCCCAGCGCATGTCGCTCATGAAGGCCTCCGCCGTCCGGGAGATCCTCAAGGTGGCCGAGCGGCCCGACGTGCTCTCGTTCGCGGGGGGACTGCCCGCCCCCGAGCTCTTCCCGGTGGAAGCCATCGCCCAGGCACACGCCGAGGTCTTCGCCGAGGAGGGCCGCGCGGCGCTCCAGTACAGCACCACGGAGGGCTACGGCCCCCTGCGCGAGTGGATCGCCGCCCACCTGGGCGAGCGCGGCGTGCGCGTGGGCGCGGACGGGGTGCTCATCACCAATGGCTCGCAGCAGGGAATCGAGCTGGTGGCCAAGGTGATGTTGGACCCGGGTGACGTGGTGGTGGTGGAGAGCCCAAGCTACCTCGCCGCGTTGCAGACGTTCAGCGGCTACGAGGTGTCCTTCCGCGTGGCGGGCAGCGACGACGACGGCATGCGCGTGGACGAGCTGGAGCGCCTGTGCGCCACGCACAAGCCCAAGCTCATCTACCTGGTGCCCAATTTCCAGAACCCCAAGGGCACCACCCTGTCGCTGGAGCGGCGCGAGGCCCTGGTGCGCTTCGCCCAGCGCCATCGCATCCTCATCCTCGAGGACAACCCGTACGGCGAGCTGCGCTTCCGCGGCGAGCACCTGCCCTCCCTGGCATCGCTCGACGACGAAGGCGTGGTGGTGAGCCTGGGCTCGTTCTCCAAGGTGCTCGCGCCCGGGCTGCGCATCGGGTGGATGGTGGCACCGCGCGAGGTGTTGCGCGCCGCCACCGTGGTCAAGCAGGCGGCGGACCTGCACACGGCCACGGTCTCGCAGCGGGCCACGGCGCGGCTGCTCTCGCGCTTCGACTTCCAGGGCCACCTGGAGCGCCTGCGCCTTGTCTACGGGGAGCGGTGCGAGGCCATGCTCGGCGCGCTCGAGCGGCACATGCCCGAGGGCACCCGGTGGACGCGGCCCGACGGCGGCATGTTCGTGTGGGCGGAGCTGCCTCGCGGCATGAGCGCCGACGCCCTCTTCCCGCTCGCGCTGGAGAAGCGCGTCGCCTTCGTGCCCGGCACCTCGTTCTTCGCCGGGGAAGCACGCCATGAGTTCATGCGCTTGAACTTCTCCAACCGCCCGCCGGAGCTGCTGGAGGAAGGCATGCGCCGGCTCGGCGCGGTCATCGCCTCGCATCGGCGGTAG
- a CDS encoding Lrp/AsnC family transcriptional regulator, which produces MDELDYRLIDMLQRDGRATQLELSRSVGLSQPAVAERIRKLEERGVITGYAARVDATKLGKDITAFIGVSIEHPKYFEGFAKKVLALPEVLEAHRVAGQDSYLLKVRTANTRTLDALLTETLRVIAGVTRTHTTIVLTSIKEGTHVHVVPEELKGA; this is translated from the coding sequence ATGGACGAGCTCGACTATCGCCTCATCGACATGCTGCAGCGCGACGGGCGCGCCACCCAGCTGGAGCTGTCCCGCTCGGTGGGGCTGAGCCAGCCGGCGGTGGCCGAGCGCATCCGCAAGCTCGAGGAGCGGGGCGTCATCACCGGCTACGCGGCGCGGGTGGACGCGACGAAGCTGGGCAAGGACATCACCGCCTTCATCGGTGTGAGCATCGAGCACCCCAAGTATTTCGAGGGCTTCGCCAAGAAGGTGCTCGCGCTGCCCGAGGTGCTCGAGGCCCACCGCGTGGCCGGACAGGACTCGTACCTGCTCAAGGTGCGCACGGCGAATACGCGCACGCTCGATGCCCTGCTCACGGAGACCCTGCGCGTCATCGCGGGCGTCACCCGGACCCACACCACCATCGTGCTGACGTCCATCAAGGAAGGCACGCACGTCCACGTCGTTCCCGAAGAGCTGAAAGGAGCCTGA